One Molothrus ater isolate BHLD 08-10-18 breed brown headed cowbird chromosome 13, BPBGC_Mater_1.1, whole genome shotgun sequence DNA window includes the following coding sequences:
- the PML gene encoding protein PML isoform X3, whose protein sequence is METEPEPEAEPEPHAEPGPAAPASPPCQAAEGENEDEEEEEDFQFLGCDGCGQDSAQPRLLRCLHTLCPGCLSDTKQCPRCQAATGAPAVDNLLFCNLRSRLQLWRQIRSSGGPGCSRCRAEAALVWCSDCEEFFCARCLEEHQWWHKKKAHRVRRVEELRAGSARQFLEDTRGSCSLFCSSASHPEESRVCSIYCPRCERALCCPCALLDTRHAPFRDLRAESRRRQEELRSLRRDLRRLRRSFEAALGRLRGEAARREEQRERLRERVRASAERLQELVRSEAEELRALLEARPERGRSALAEELRGAEGALLRLEAAERLVERLGRYGGEQELMDMQPFVKAALLELRRLRPPEPPELREPPDFAECRARLRALVERVTGRPGRGSNPSQTPQRLPQPGGDPSGGGEVPPSHPGPSHSKSQWEFETEPGPSTSRHNCVRAGDTEGGSIIICSSDDSDEDTVVVTVTPEPPPC, encoded by the exons ATGGAGACGGAACCGGAGCCAGAAGCGGAACCGGAGCCTCACGCAGAgccgggccccgccgcgccggCCTCCCCTCCGTGCCAGGCGGCGGAGGGCGAGAacgaggatgaggaggaagaggaagatttCCAGTTCCTTGGGTGCGACGGCTGCGGGCAGGACTCGGCGCAGCCGCGGCTGCTGCGCTGCCTGCACACGCTGTGCCCGGGCTGCCTGAGCGACACCAAGCAGTGCCCGCGCTGCCAGGCGGCCACGGGCGCTCCGGCCGTGGACAATCTGCTCTTCTGCAACCTGCGGAGCCGCCTGCAGCTCTGGCGGCAGATCCGCAGCTCGGGCGGGCCCGGCTGCAGCCGCTGCCGCGCCGAGGCGGCGCTGGTGTGGTGCTCGGACTGCGAGGAGTTCTTCTGCGCGCGGTGCCTGGAGGAGCACCAGTGGTGGCACAAGAAGAAGGCGCACAGGGTGCGCAGGGTGGAGGAGCTGCGGGCGGGCTCGGCGCGGCAGTTCCTGGAGGACACGCgcggctcctgcagcctcttctgCTCCAGCGCCAGCCACCCCGAGGAGAGCCGCGTGTGCAG CATCTACTGCCCTCGCTGCGAGCGGGCTCTGTGCTGTCCGTGCGCGCTGCTGGACACTCGCCACGCTCCCTTCCGCGACCTCCGCGCCGAGAGCCGCCGGCGCCAGGAGGAGCTGCGCTCTCTGCGCCGGGACCTGCGGCGGCTCCGCCGCTCCTTCGAGGCGGCGCTGGGGCGGCTGCGGGGCGAGGCGGCGCGGCGGGAGGAGCAGCGGGAGCGGCTGCGGGAGCGCGTCCGCGCCAGCGCCGAgcggctgcaggagctggtgcgGAGCGAGGCCGAGGAGCTGCGGGCGCTGCTGGAGGCGCGGCCGGAGCGCGGGCGGAGCGCGCTGGCGGAGGAGCTGCGCGGAGCCGAGGGCGCGCTGCTGCGGCTGGAGGCGGCCGAGAGGCTGGTGGAGAGGCTGGGGCGCTACGGCGGCgagcaggagctgatggacATGCAGCCCTTCGTCAAGGCAGCGCTGCTGGAGCTGCGGCGGCTGCGGCCGCCCGAGCCCCCCGAGCTCCGAGAGCCGCCCGACTTCGCCGAGTGCCGGGCGCGGCTGCGGGCGCTGGTGGAGCGCGTCACGGGCCGGCCGG GAAGAGGATCCAACCCATCCCAAACCCCGCAGCGtctcccccagcctggaggagatcCAAGTGGAGGAGGTGAggtccctccatcccatccaG GCCCCAGCCATTCCAAATCCCAGTGGGAATTCGAGACGGAGCCCGGCCCCTCCACGTCACGGCACAACTGCGTCCGTGCCGGTGACACAG
- the PML gene encoding protein PML isoform X1, translating into METEPEPEAEPEPHAEPGPAAPASPPCQAAEGENEDEEEEEDFQFLGCDGCGQDSAQPRLLRCLHTLCPGCLSDTKQCPRCQAATGAPAVDNLLFCNLRSRLQLWRQIRSSGGPGCSRCRAEAALVWCSDCEEFFCARCLEEHQWWHKKKAHRVRRVEELRAGSARQFLEDTRGSCSLFCSSASHPEESRVCSIYCPRCERALCCPCALLDTRHAPFRDLRAESRRRQEELRSLRRDLRRLRRSFEAALGRLRGEAARREEQRERLRERVRASAERLQELVRSEAEELRALLEARPERGRSALAEELRGAEGALLRLEAAERLVERLGRYGGEQELMDMQPFVKAALLELRRLRPPEPPELREPPDFAECRARLRALVERVTGRPDVPEVEVALENNLEEDPTHPKPRSVSPSLEEIQVEEVRSLHPIQPLPLPCWKKRMLPSMERGSQVSPKILKLECDHEPGPSHSKSQWEFETEPGPSTSRHNCVRAGDTEGGSIIICSSDDSDEDTVVVTVTPEPPPC; encoded by the exons ATGGAGACGGAACCGGAGCCAGAAGCGGAACCGGAGCCTCACGCAGAgccgggccccgccgcgccggCCTCCCCTCCGTGCCAGGCGGCGGAGGGCGAGAacgaggatgaggaggaagaggaagatttCCAGTTCCTTGGGTGCGACGGCTGCGGGCAGGACTCGGCGCAGCCGCGGCTGCTGCGCTGCCTGCACACGCTGTGCCCGGGCTGCCTGAGCGACACCAAGCAGTGCCCGCGCTGCCAGGCGGCCACGGGCGCTCCGGCCGTGGACAATCTGCTCTTCTGCAACCTGCGGAGCCGCCTGCAGCTCTGGCGGCAGATCCGCAGCTCGGGCGGGCCCGGCTGCAGCCGCTGCCGCGCCGAGGCGGCGCTGGTGTGGTGCTCGGACTGCGAGGAGTTCTTCTGCGCGCGGTGCCTGGAGGAGCACCAGTGGTGGCACAAGAAGAAGGCGCACAGGGTGCGCAGGGTGGAGGAGCTGCGGGCGGGCTCGGCGCGGCAGTTCCTGGAGGACACGCgcggctcctgcagcctcttctgCTCCAGCGCCAGCCACCCCGAGGAGAGCCGCGTGTGCAG CATCTACTGCCCTCGCTGCGAGCGGGCTCTGTGCTGTCCGTGCGCGCTGCTGGACACTCGCCACGCTCCCTTCCGCGACCTCCGCGCCGAGAGCCGCCGGCGCCAGGAGGAGCTGCGCTCTCTGCGCCGGGACCTGCGGCGGCTCCGCCGCTCCTTCGAGGCGGCGCTGGGGCGGCTGCGGGGCGAGGCGGCGCGGCGGGAGGAGCAGCGGGAGCGGCTGCGGGAGCGCGTCCGCGCCAGCGCCGAgcggctgcaggagctggtgcgGAGCGAGGCCGAGGAGCTGCGGGCGCTGCTGGAGGCGCGGCCGGAGCGCGGGCGGAGCGCGCTGGCGGAGGAGCTGCGCGGAGCCGAGGGCGCGCTGCTGCGGCTGGAGGCGGCCGAGAGGCTGGTGGAGAGGCTGGGGCGCTACGGCGGCgagcaggagctgatggacATGCAGCCCTTCGTCAAGGCAGCGCTGCTGGAGCTGCGGCGGCTGCGGCCGCCCGAGCCCCCCGAGCTCCGAGAGCCGCCCGACTTCGCCGAGTGCCGGGCGCGGCTGCGGGCGCTGGTGGAGCGCGTCACGGGCCGGCCGG ATGTCCCCGAGGTCGAGGTGGCCCTGGAGAACAACCTG GAAGAGGATCCAACCCATCCCAAACCCCGCAGCGtctcccccagcctggaggagatcCAAGTGGAGGAGGTGAggtccctccatcccatccaG cctctcccGCTCCCCTGCTGGAAGAAGCGGATGCTGCCCAGCATGGAGAGGGGCAGCCAGGTGTCTCCCAAAATCCTGAAGCTGGAATGTGACCACGAGCCAGGCCCCAGCCATTCCAAATCCCAGTGGGAATTCGAGACGGAGCCCGGCCCCTCCACGTCACGGCACAACTGCGTCCGTGCCGGTGACACAG
- the PML gene encoding protein PML isoform X2: METEPEPEAEPEPHAEPGPAAPASPPCQAAEGENEDEEEEEDFQFLGCDGCGQDSAQPRLLRCLHTLCPGCLSDTKQCPRCQAATGAPAVDNLLFCNLRSRLQLWRQIRSSGGPGCSRCRAEAALVWCSDCEEFFCARCLEEHQWWHKKKAHRVRRVEELRAGSARQFLEDTRGSCSLFCSSASHPEESRVCSIYCPRCERALCCPCALLDTRHAPFRDLRAESRRRQEELRSLRRDLRRLRRSFEAALGRLRGEAARREEQRERLRERVRASAERLQELVRSEAEELRALLEARPERGRSALAEELRGAEGALLRLEAAERLVERLGRYGGEQELMDMQPFVKAALLELRRLRPPEPPELREPPDFAECRARLRALVERVTGRPDVPEVEVALENNLEEDPTHPKPRSVSPSLEEIQVEEVRSLHPIQAPAIPNPSGNSRRSPAPPRHGTTASVPVTQRAAASSSAARTTATRTPWW, translated from the exons ATGGAGACGGAACCGGAGCCAGAAGCGGAACCGGAGCCTCACGCAGAgccgggccccgccgcgccggCCTCCCCTCCGTGCCAGGCGGCGGAGGGCGAGAacgaggatgaggaggaagaggaagatttCCAGTTCCTTGGGTGCGACGGCTGCGGGCAGGACTCGGCGCAGCCGCGGCTGCTGCGCTGCCTGCACACGCTGTGCCCGGGCTGCCTGAGCGACACCAAGCAGTGCCCGCGCTGCCAGGCGGCCACGGGCGCTCCGGCCGTGGACAATCTGCTCTTCTGCAACCTGCGGAGCCGCCTGCAGCTCTGGCGGCAGATCCGCAGCTCGGGCGGGCCCGGCTGCAGCCGCTGCCGCGCCGAGGCGGCGCTGGTGTGGTGCTCGGACTGCGAGGAGTTCTTCTGCGCGCGGTGCCTGGAGGAGCACCAGTGGTGGCACAAGAAGAAGGCGCACAGGGTGCGCAGGGTGGAGGAGCTGCGGGCGGGCTCGGCGCGGCAGTTCCTGGAGGACACGCgcggctcctgcagcctcttctgCTCCAGCGCCAGCCACCCCGAGGAGAGCCGCGTGTGCAG CATCTACTGCCCTCGCTGCGAGCGGGCTCTGTGCTGTCCGTGCGCGCTGCTGGACACTCGCCACGCTCCCTTCCGCGACCTCCGCGCCGAGAGCCGCCGGCGCCAGGAGGAGCTGCGCTCTCTGCGCCGGGACCTGCGGCGGCTCCGCCGCTCCTTCGAGGCGGCGCTGGGGCGGCTGCGGGGCGAGGCGGCGCGGCGGGAGGAGCAGCGGGAGCGGCTGCGGGAGCGCGTCCGCGCCAGCGCCGAgcggctgcaggagctggtgcgGAGCGAGGCCGAGGAGCTGCGGGCGCTGCTGGAGGCGCGGCCGGAGCGCGGGCGGAGCGCGCTGGCGGAGGAGCTGCGCGGAGCCGAGGGCGCGCTGCTGCGGCTGGAGGCGGCCGAGAGGCTGGTGGAGAGGCTGGGGCGCTACGGCGGCgagcaggagctgatggacATGCAGCCCTTCGTCAAGGCAGCGCTGCTGGAGCTGCGGCGGCTGCGGCCGCCCGAGCCCCCCGAGCTCCGAGAGCCGCCCGACTTCGCCGAGTGCCGGGCGCGGCTGCGGGCGCTGGTGGAGCGCGTCACGGGCCGGCCGG ATGTCCCCGAGGTCGAGGTGGCCCTGGAGAACAACCTG GAAGAGGATCCAACCCATCCCAAACCCCGCAGCGtctcccccagcctggaggagatcCAAGTGGAGGAGGTGAggtccctccatcccatccaG GCCCCAGCCATTCCAAATCCCAGTGGGAATTCGAGACGGAGCCCGGCCCCTCCACGTCACGGCACAACTGCGTCCGTGCCGGTGACACAG